Proteins encoded in a region of the Mycoplasma feriruminatoris genome:
- the hprK gene encoding HPr(Ser) kinase/phosphatase produces the protein MEKFTIKDLTDNLKFEIISGEDKLDTEIKSYGVNRAGLELADYLKPFKDQSEWRATLMSTKENGYMLQFDEKTKIRKYTQLMTCGIPVLIITNKFKDKTLIDVAKKLDFPLLRSDEPITVQLVQKIQDIYDIYFSPSTEVHAALMNIFGTGVLIKGKSGIGKSELCLELIKHNHLFVGDDRIILTNKSNKIIGRVHPILKNLIEIRGIGIFDIVKSNGYQAIMNESPVELVIELVEYKEQNVDNSDRLGNDWGKTKILNVEIEHIQIPVSAGRSLVNIIESAVAQFKINKSKQFEDVFDVIHKRTKEFLSSKK, from the coding sequence ATGGAAAAATTTACCATAAAAGACTTAACTGATAATTTAAAATTTGAAATTATTTCAGGTGAAGATAAATTAGATACAGAGATTAAAAGTTATGGTGTAAATAGAGCTGGATTAGAATTAGCTGATTATTTAAAACCATTTAAAGACCAAAGTGAATGACGTGCTACTTTAATGTCTACTAAAGAAAATGGGTACATGTTACAATTTGATGAAAAAACTAAAATTAGAAAATACACACAATTAATGACATGTGGTATTCCAGTTTTAATAATTACAAACAAATTTAAAGATAAAACTTTAATTGATGTTGCAAAAAAATTAGATTTTCCATTATTAAGAAGCGATGAACCAATTACAGTGCAATTAGTTCAAAAAATTCAAGATATTTATGATATCTATTTTTCACCATCTACTGAAGTTCATGCTGCTTTGATGAATATTTTTGGAACTGGAGTTTTAATTAAAGGTAAATCTGGAATTGGAAAATCAGAGTTATGTTTAGAATTAATTAAGCATAACCACTTATTTGTTGGTGATGATCGAATTATTTTAACTAACAAATCAAATAAGATTATTGGAAGAGTGCATCCAATCTTAAAAAACCTTATTGAAATTAGAGGAATTGGGATTTTTGATATTGTTAAGTCAAATGGATATCAAGCAATTATGAATGAAAGTCCAGTTGAATTAGTAATTGAATTAGTTGAATATAAAGAACAAAATGTAGATAATAGTGATCGATTAGGAAATGATTGAGGAAAAACTAAAATTCTTAATGTTGAAATAGAACATATTCAAATTCCAGTTAGTGCAGGTAGAAGTTTAGTAAATATTATTGAATCTGCTGTTGCACAGTTTAAAATTAATAAATCAAAACAATTTGAAGATGTCTTTGATGTAATTCACAAGAGAACAAAAGAATTTTTAAGTTCTAAAAAATAG
- a CDS encoding prolipoprotein diacylglyceryl transferase family protein: MSTTYFEWIKQNGDPSLARSFFQLIPAYPIFMFLGISSVIIASIICLKLKAIPLKEFEISIFIIVPFGILGATIFGKAFLPFYQHLNTWYRIFFFWEPGMSLFGSLLFGILAGIGWFLKRSKTTMISLWVYADCIIPNILLGQVIGRWGNFYNHEILGQIVDYNSLFWLPESIKNNLFYFPNFIDFHHINNPTDLLISHHNWWDFNSNTWSEVQNFVNHNNQTIKDVLNQKITYHQPLFLYESIANFFLWLIIMFVINNLTRWINHPKPWDLEPKAYPGWFNKQYKYLNEDQIINFNSIVPIKYKKVLVNLDNQNVVMLKLSFYQAWNKAFYYYEPDHKQVELLENKIDEFNNLKQKDRSNYKNIKSNYKHQLDLINKKYKFKLNNLNKYSIEYQKAVILKTQELKKNKDLFINSKNNYYQKYGFWNLFFNVNVFSKDIEKLNNPNQFKVIRSGVLTGCYVLGYLIIRIILETFRQNHELFIQNHRTINFIILSIILLSGIFIILLTQFISPYKWRQIGWLYEKSY; the protein is encoded by the coding sequence ATGTCAACTACTTATTTTGAATGAATAAAACAAAATGGTGATCCATCTTTAGCTAGATCATTTTTTCAATTAATTCCAGCTTATCCAATTTTTATGTTTTTAGGAATTTCAAGTGTGATTATAGCTAGTATTATTTGTTTAAAATTAAAAGCTATACCACTTAAAGAATTTGAAATTTCTATTTTTATAATAGTTCCTTTTGGTATACTTGGAGCTACAATTTTTGGAAAAGCATTTTTACCTTTTTATCAACATCTAAATACCTGATATAGAATCTTTTTTTTCTGAGAACCGGGAATGTCTTTATTTGGTTCTTTATTATTTGGAATTCTAGCAGGAATTGGATGGTTTTTAAAACGCTCAAAAACTACAATGATTTCTTTATGAGTTTATGCTGATTGTATTATTCCAAATATTTTACTAGGTCAAGTAATTGGAAGATGAGGAAATTTTTATAATCATGAGATTTTAGGTCAAATCGTTGATTATAATAGTTTGTTTTGATTACCTGAATCTATTAAAAATAACTTATTTTACTTTCCTAATTTTATTGATTTTCACCATATAAATAATCCAACAGATCTATTAATTAGTCATCATAATTGATGAGATTTTAATTCAAATACTTGAAGTGAAGTACAAAACTTTGTTAATCATAATAATCAAACTATTAAAGATGTTTTAAATCAAAAAATTACTTATCATCAACCTTTATTTTTATATGAATCAATAGCTAATTTCTTTTTATGATTAATTATTATGTTTGTTATTAATAATTTAACTAGATGAATTAATCACCCTAAACCTTGAGATCTAGAACCTAAAGCTTATCCTGGTTGATTTAATAAACAATATAAATATTTAAATGAAGATCAAATCATTAACTTTAATAGTATTGTTCCAATTAAATATAAAAAAGTGTTAGTTAATCTTGATAATCAAAATGTAGTTATGTTAAAACTTTCATTTTATCAAGCTTGAAATAAAGCATTTTATTATTATGAACCAGATCATAAACAAGTTGAATTATTAGAAAATAAAATAGATGAGTTTAACAATTTAAAACAAAAAGATAGATCAAATTATAAAAACATAAAATCTAATTACAAACACCAATTAGATTTAATTAATAAAAAATATAAATTTAAGTTAAACAATTTAAATAAATACTCTATAGAGTATCAAAAAGCAGTTATTTTAAAAACCCAAGAACTTAAAAAAAACAAAGATTTATTTATCAATAGTAAAAATAATTACTATCAAAAATATGGTTTTTGAAACTTATTTTTTAATGTTAATGTTTTTAGCAAAGATATAGAAAAATTAAATAATCCAAATCAGTTTAAAGTTATTAGAAGTGGTGTTTTAACTGGTTGTTATGTTTTAGGTTATTTAATTATTAGAATTATTTTAGAAACATTTAGACAAAATCATGAACTATTTATTCAAAATCATAGAACAATTAATTTTATAATTTTAAGTATAATTTTACTAAGTGGAATCTTTATAATATTATTAACGCAATTTATTTCTCCATATAAATGAAGACAGATAGGATGGTTGTATGAAAAATCTTACTAA
- the trxB gene encoding thioredoxin-disulfide reductase has protein sequence MKNLTNEIYDVIIVGSGPAGLTSAIYTARAGLKTIIYEHSAPGGKLIKTDLIENYPGFETIQGPELASKMYLQALSLNASVEFVGVESIFKNSDNIFEVTLTNNEVKKAYSVILATGTLENKLGIKGEEELYGKGVSYCAVCDGAFYKNKPVAVVGGGYSAVQEAMYLSQLVDKVYLIVRRDVFRADANKVAKLKAQSNVEFLLKSQVKEIHGTDKVESLTITTPNGEKELIVSAIFPYIGSTPLIDSVKHLCIENEKGYIPTNDKMETQIKGLFVAGDVRDVPLRQIAIACGDGAIAGQMAVEYVQEVK, from the coding sequence ATGAAAAATCTTACTAATGAAATTTATGATGTTATTATAGTTGGAAGTGGGCCTGCTGGTTTAACTAGTGCAATTTATACAGCAAGAGCAGGTTTAAAAACAATTATTTATGAACACTCAGCTCCAGGTGGAAAACTAATTAAAACTGATTTAATTGAAAACTATCCTGGATTTGAAACAATCCAAGGACCTGAATTAGCTTCTAAAATGTATCTTCAAGCTTTAAGTTTAAATGCTAGTGTTGAGTTTGTTGGAGTTGAAAGTATTTTTAAAAATTCTGATAATATTTTTGAAGTTACTTTAACAAATAATGAAGTTAAAAAAGCTTATTCAGTAATTTTAGCAACAGGTACTTTAGAAAATAAATTAGGTATTAAAGGTGAAGAAGAATTGTATGGTAAAGGTGTAAGTTATTGTGCAGTTTGTGATGGGGCTTTTTATAAAAATAAACCAGTTGCTGTTGTTGGTGGAGGATATTCTGCTGTTCAAGAAGCTATGTATTTATCTCAATTAGTTGATAAAGTTTATTTAATTGTTAGAAGAGATGTTTTTAGAGCTGATGCTAATAAAGTTGCTAAATTAAAAGCTCAAAGTAATGTTGAATTTTTATTAAAATCTCAAGTAAAAGAAATTCATGGAACTGATAAAGTTGAATCACTTACTATAACAACACCTAATGGAGAAAAAGAATTAATTGTAAGTGCGATTTTCCCATACATTGGATCAACTCCTTTAATTGATTCAGTAAAACATTTATGTATTGAAAATGAAAAAGGTTATATTCCAACAAATGATAAAATGGAAACACAAATCAAAGGTTTATTTGTTGCTGGTGATGTTAGAGATGTTCCATTACGTCAAATTGCTATTGCATGTGGTGATGGTGCTATTGCTGGACAAATGGCAGTTGAATATGTTCAAGAAGTAAAGTAA
- a CDS encoding Mur ligase family protein yields the protein MISVDQELFPINQRPNREVVFDKVLTELNHPEKSLKVINVVGTNGKGSISFYLSKGLLKKYKKVGLFISPAFLYQNERIQINNQPISDNDLINYLNKIDYLIKKYQLHFFEIWTLIMILYFKDQNVDIVVCEAGIGGVKDTTSFLTNQLFSLCTSISFDHMDLLGNSIDEIIYNKINIAKPNTKLFISYDNLKYKDKINEQLINKNVELIYTDLYDDQIIYQKANKGLVKKVLEYLNIFDTDIFKLEPPLGRFTTLRTYPNHIIIDGAHNVDGIKKLIQSVKALNKEFIVLYASINTKEYLKSLELLDQNFKEVYICEFNFIKSWSIKDIDHKNKIKDWKRFLNNNTKNIIICGSLYFIPLVYNFLNNNDN from the coding sequence ATGATTAGTGTTGATCAAGAATTATTTCCAATTAATCAAAGACCTAATAGAGAAGTTGTTTTTGATAAAGTTTTAACTGAACTAAATCATCCTGAAAAAAGTTTAAAAGTAATTAATGTAGTTGGTACAAATGGTAAAGGTTCTATTTCATTTTATTTATCAAAAGGTTTATTAAAAAAATATAAAAAAGTCGGTTTATTCATTTCTCCTGCTTTTTTATATCAAAACGAAAGAATTCAAATTAACAACCAACCAATTAGTGATAATGATCTAATTAATTATTTAAATAAAATTGATTATCTAATTAAAAAATATCAACTACATTTTTTTGAGATTTGAACTTTAATTATGATTTTATATTTTAAAGATCAAAATGTAGATATTGTAGTTTGTGAAGCTGGAATTGGTGGAGTTAAAGATACAACTAGTTTTTTAACTAACCAATTATTTAGTTTATGTACTTCAATTTCTTTTGATCATATGGATCTTTTAGGTAATAGTATTGATGAAATAATTTATAATAAAATTAATATAGCAAAACCAAATACTAAACTTTTTATAAGTTATGATAATTTAAAATATAAAGATAAAATTAATGAGCAATTAATTAATAAAAATGTTGAATTAATTTATACAGATTTATATGATGATCAAATTATTTATCAAAAAGCAAATAAAGGTTTAGTTAAAAAAGTTTTAGAATATCTAAATATTTTTGATACTGATATTTTTAAATTAGAACCACCCTTAGGTAGATTTACAACACTTAGAACTTATCCAAATCATATTATTATTGATGGAGCTCATAATGTTGATGGAATTAAAAAATTAATTCAATCAGTTAAAGCATTAAATAAAGAGTTTATTGTATTATATGCAAGTATTAATACAAAAGAATATTTAAAATCATTAGAATTACTGGATCAAAACTTTAAAGAGGTATATATATGTGAATTTAATTTTATAAAATCATGATCTATAAAAGATATTGATCATAAAAATAAAATAAAAGATTGAAAAAGATTCTTAAATAACAATACAAAAAATATAATTATATGTGGAAGTTTATACTTTATACCTCTTGTATATAATTTTTTAAATAACAACGATAATTAA
- a CDS encoding folate family ECF transporter S component — protein MEMNSLSVYLITTVVFGVLLIGLWILGLWMEGFKLKTFTIKNITIIGTLVALSVILSYVVNRNFLQILGSRITLGYFVNFLIGMIFGPLAGILAGIATDLIGTMIVGAGGWHIGFVFAKCLLGFLGSLVFIFKNNKHWVWLMIWAYAIGLFIVIFIIHPISFATVGGPSLAVAYSVTKFIVYPVELVLYPLLTYTSIRVIYILIKKDLNSKNKQWILRNDTVLF, from the coding sequence ATGGAAATGAACAGTCTTTCTGTATATTTAATAACAACTGTTGTTTTTGGTGTTTTATTAATTGGTTTATGAATTTTAGGTTTATGAATGGAAGGTTTTAAGTTAAAAACATTTACTATTAAAAACATTACAATAATTGGTACTTTAGTAGCATTAAGTGTAATTTTATCTTATGTTGTAAATAGAAACTTTTTACAAATTTTAGGATCAAGAATTACTTTAGGTTATTTTGTTAACTTTTTAATAGGAATGATTTTTGGTCCACTTGCAGGAATACTAGCAGGAATTGCAACTGATTTAATTGGAACAATGATAGTTGGGGCTGGTGGATGACATATTGGATTTGTTTTTGCAAAATGCTTATTAGGATTTTTAGGATCATTAGTATTTATTTTTAAAAACAATAAACACTGAGTTTGATTAATGATTTGAGCTTATGCAATAGGTTTATTCATAGTGATTTTTATAATCCATCCAATTAGTTTTGCAACAGTTGGAGGACCTAGTTTAGCTGTTGCTTATAGTGTAACTAAATTTATAGTTTATCCAGTTGAATTAGTTCTATATCCTTTGTTAACTTATACTTCTATAAGAGTAATTTATATACTAATTAAAAAAGATTTAAACTCAAAAAACAAACAATGAATTTTAAGAAATGATACAGTTTTATTCTAA